The following are encoded together in the Microterricola viridarii genome:
- a CDS encoding YcnI family protein, with protein MTSRTRSTRTLAFAGLAAGALLAVGAPLAASAHVSVTPSDTAAGSYALLTFSVGHGCEGAATTRIAIDIPESIVSVTPTVNPNWTIEKVKTGEGDAARVSQVVYTAITPLEDGLRDTFVLSAKLPAEAAGDTLEFPVLQNCTVGETNWNETAVAGEDEPNAPAPAFTLTAASAEGDGHGHAASGDALASTDESAGESSVAPAEPSSDIVARVLGVVGLVVGAIGIALAVMTRRSAASK; from the coding sequence ATGACCAGTCGTACCCGCTCCACCCGCACCCTCGCCTTCGCCGGCCTCGCCGCCGGTGCGCTGCTCGCCGTCGGAGCGCCGCTGGCGGCATCCGCCCACGTCAGCGTCACACCGAGCGACACCGCCGCCGGCTCCTACGCACTGCTGACCTTCTCGGTCGGCCACGGCTGCGAGGGCGCAGCCACCACCCGCATCGCCATCGACATCCCCGAGAGCATCGTCAGCGTCACCCCGACGGTCAACCCCAACTGGACGATCGAGAAGGTGAAGACCGGCGAGGGGGATGCCGCCCGCGTCTCGCAGGTCGTCTACACGGCCATCACGCCGCTGGAAGACGGGCTGCGCGACACGTTCGTGCTCTCGGCCAAGCTGCCAGCGGAGGCCGCCGGTGACACGCTCGAGTTCCCGGTGTTGCAGAACTGCACCGTCGGCGAGACCAACTGGAACGAGACCGCCGTCGCCGGTGAGGACGAGCCGAATGCACCCGCGCCCGCCTTCACGCTGACCGCGGCCTCTGCGGAGGGCGACGGCCACGGCCACGCCGCGTCCGGCGACGCTCTCGCGTCCACCGATGAGTCGGCCGGCGAGAGCTCGGTCGCCCCGGCCGAGCCGAGCTCCGACATCGTTGCCCGCGTGCTGGGTGTCGTCGGGCTCGTCGTCGGTGCCATCGGCATCGCGCTGGCCGTCATGACCCGCCGCTCAGCGGCGTCGAAGTAG
- a CDS encoding fasciclin domain-containing protein, with amino-acid sequence MRHLTRSTLTTLSIAAVAALALAGCSMDTSTTGSGSSSSSSAETSPSSSPQAMTADPAADLVGPGCSAYADAVPTGDGSIMGMSADPVAVAASNNPMLTTLTAAVSGQLNPDVNLVGTLNGSEFTVFAPVDSAFAAIDPATIDTLKTDSALLTKILTYHVVPGQIAPDAIVGTHTTVEGGTVEVTGSGDNLMVNGAKVICGGVHTANATVYLIDSVLMPSN; translated from the coding sequence ATGCGTCACCTCACTCGCAGCACGCTCACCACCCTCTCGATCGCGGCCGTCGCGGCGCTCGCCCTGGCCGGCTGTTCCATGGACACGTCAACGACCGGCTCCGGCAGTTCCAGCTCGAGCAGCGCGGAGACCTCGCCGAGCAGCTCGCCGCAGGCCATGACGGCCGACCCGGCCGCCGACCTCGTCGGCCCCGGCTGCTCCGCCTACGCCGACGCCGTTCCCACCGGCGACGGGTCGATCATGGGCATGTCGGCTGACCCGGTCGCCGTGGCCGCATCGAACAACCCGATGCTGACCACGTTGACCGCCGCGGTCTCCGGACAGCTGAACCCGGACGTCAACCTCGTCGGAACGCTCAACGGATCCGAGTTCACCGTGTTCGCCCCTGTTGACAGCGCCTTCGCGGCCATCGACCCGGCGACGATCGACACCCTGAAGACCGATTCGGCCCTGCTCACCAAGATCCTGACCTACCACGTGGTGCCCGGTCAGATCGCCCCGGATGCCATCGTCGGCACCCACACCACGGTTGAGGGCGGCACTGTGGAAGTCACCGGGAGCGGAGACAACCTGATGGTCAACGGTGCCAAGGTCATCTGCGGTGGAGTGCACACCGCCAACGCGACGGTGTACCTGATCGACTCGGTGCTGATGCCGAGCAACTAA
- a CDS encoding copper resistance CopC family protein, producing the protein MPSLKIRRHRAPLVVAIALGVVLFGAAGPASAHNQVTGTVPADGSVVTEQPGTFSVSTSDALLQAETGNAMVVSGPASDPRYYGEGCGVVTGGTLALDAQLGQPGTYTVTWRAISVDSHVISDSYEFEWAPSAGVPLAEGTVEPSCAAAGSGTNTPAPDAGSSGTEPAAALGDVLWIGGGVLAALVAVLLTVVLLRRKS; encoded by the coding sequence ATGCCCAGTCTGAAGATCCGTCGGCACCGCGCCCCGCTCGTCGTGGCCATCGCTCTGGGCGTCGTGCTGTTCGGTGCCGCCGGGCCGGCCTCCGCGCACAATCAGGTGACCGGCACCGTCCCCGCCGACGGCAGCGTGGTGACCGAGCAGCCCGGCACCTTCTCGGTGAGCACGAGCGACGCCCTGCTGCAAGCTGAGACCGGCAATGCCATGGTCGTCAGCGGGCCGGCATCCGACCCGCGCTACTACGGCGAGGGCTGCGGCGTCGTCACCGGCGGAACGCTCGCGCTCGACGCCCAGCTCGGCCAGCCCGGCACGTACACGGTGACCTGGCGGGCCATCTCGGTCGACTCGCACGTCATCTCGGACAGCTACGAGTTCGAGTGGGCGCCGAGCGCCGGGGTGCCGTTGGCCGAGGGCACCGTGGAGCCGAGCTGCGCAGCGGCCGGTTCCGGCACGAACACGCCGGCCCCGGATGCCGGCAGCTCCGGTACCGAGCCGGCCGCCGCACTCGGCGACGTGCTCTGGATCGGCGGCGGCGTGCTCGCAGCCCTGGTCGCCGTGCTGCTGACCGTGGTGCTGCTGCGCCGCAAGTCCTAG
- a CDS encoding EamA family transporter yields the protein MRRYSGVLMLLSILGLAGALAYGTADFFGGLASRRITAMPTSAIAAAAGLTALALTLPWLGGEWSASAVGLGVLAGLAGAVALPLLYASLALGPMSILSPLTAVVSALVPMTVGLARGESLSPIGYGALGLALIAVVLVGFVPEKGAVRPSLRGILMAIGSGAAIGVFLILIDLTPEDSGVNPLIVGRAVNAAIMAAAAVLIWRIGVRRAGGKWVGRTMSDGGAGSVAAHPRTLSPAVRTGVLLAMLGGFCDACANVLILIGLRLGELSVMSVLVAMYPAGTILLAALVLRERIAPVQWLGLALALVAAGLLALG from the coding sequence GTGCGCCGCTATTCTGGAGTTCTCATGCTGCTCTCGATCCTCGGCCTGGCCGGCGCACTGGCGTACGGCACGGCCGACTTCTTCGGCGGCCTCGCCTCCCGGCGTATCACGGCGATGCCGACCTCGGCGATCGCGGCCGCGGCGGGCCTGACCGCGCTCGCGCTGACACTGCCTTGGTTGGGCGGGGAGTGGTCGGCATCGGCTGTCGGCCTGGGGGTGCTCGCGGGCCTCGCCGGGGCGGTCGCGCTGCCCCTGCTCTACGCCTCGCTGGCGCTCGGCCCGATGAGCATCCTGTCGCCGCTGACGGCGGTGGTCTCTGCCCTGGTGCCGATGACGGTCGGACTGGCCCGGGGCGAGTCACTCTCGCCCATCGGCTACGGGGCACTCGGCCTCGCGCTCATCGCCGTGGTGCTCGTGGGTTTCGTGCCAGAGAAGGGTGCGGTGCGGCCGAGCCTGCGCGGCATCCTGATGGCGATCGGTAGCGGCGCCGCAATCGGGGTATTCCTCATCCTGATCGACCTCACCCCGGAAGACAGCGGAGTCAACCCGCTGATCGTCGGTCGCGCGGTAAACGCGGCGATCATGGCCGCCGCCGCGGTGCTGATCTGGCGGATCGGGGTGCGCCGTGCCGGCGGGAAGTGGGTCGGCCGGACCATGTCCGACGGCGGCGCTGGGTCCGTCGCCGCCCACCCCCGGACGCTGTCGCCGGCCGTGCGCACCGGGGTGCTGCTCGCGATGCTCGGCGGCTTCTGCGACGCCTGCGCGAACGTGCTGATCCTGATCGGGCTGCGGCTCGGCGAGCTCAGCGTGATGAGCGTGCTGGTGGCCATGTACCCGGCGGGCACGATTCTGCTTGCCGCACTGGTTCTGCGCGAGCGCATCGCCCCTGTGCAGTGGCTCGGCCTGGCGCTGGCGCTGGTCGCCGCCGGCTTGCTCGCGCTGGGCTAG
- a CDS encoding shikimate 5-dehydrogenase, translating into MPILNKDMTLCISLSGRPSNIGTRFHNYLYDALGLNYIYKAFSTDDLPAAIAGVRGLGIRGCAVSMPFKEAVIPLVDTLDASAAAIESINTIVNTDGHLTAYNTDYLAIQRLVERHGVAPCSVVVRGSGGMAKAVVAALHGAGFHDGTVLARNVAAGQALAAQYGWQVTDDASTVSADLIVNVTPLGMAGGPEAGERSFSDAAIAAASVVWDVVALPSETPLIRAARAAGKPVITGAEVIAIQAEEQFVLYTGVRPSAELVAEASAFSLAQP; encoded by the coding sequence GTGCCGATCCTCAACAAAGACATGACGCTGTGCATCTCGCTCTCCGGGAGGCCGAGCAACATCGGCACGCGCTTCCACAACTACCTCTACGACGCCCTCGGGTTGAACTACATCTACAAGGCGTTCAGCACCGACGACCTGCCCGCGGCCATCGCCGGCGTGCGCGGGCTCGGCATCCGTGGCTGCGCCGTCTCGATGCCGTTCAAGGAGGCGGTGATCCCGCTCGTCGACACGCTGGATGCCTCGGCGGCCGCGATCGAATCGATCAACACCATCGTCAACACCGACGGCCACCTGACGGCCTACAACACCGACTACCTGGCGATCCAGCGGCTGGTGGAGCGGCACGGCGTCGCCCCCTGCAGCGTGGTCGTGCGCGGCAGCGGCGGCATGGCCAAGGCGGTCGTGGCGGCGCTGCACGGCGCCGGCTTCCACGACGGCACGGTGCTGGCCCGCAACGTCGCGGCCGGGCAGGCGCTGGCCGCGCAGTACGGCTGGCAGGTGACGGATGACGCCTCCACCGTGTCGGCGGACCTGATCGTCAACGTCACACCGCTCGGCATGGCCGGCGGGCCGGAGGCGGGGGAGCGGTCGTTCTCTGACGCGGCCATCGCCGCGGCATCCGTCGTCTGGGATGTGGTCGCCCTGCCCAGCGAGACGCCGCTGATCCGGGCCGCCCGCGCCGCCGGCAAGCCGGTGATCACGGGCGCAGAGGTGATCGCGATCCAGGCCGAGGAACAGTTCGTGCTGTACACCGGCGTGCGCCCGAGCGCCGAGCTCGTCGCCGAGGCCTCTGCCTTCTCGCTCGCCCAGCCCTAG
- a CDS encoding VOC family protein, with translation MDWTLEVVILPVSDIDRAIEFYRDKVGFHLDHNTQNEQMHVVQLTPQGSGCSIVFGNLPSQNEMAPGSLRGLQLVVADAQAARAELVGRGVEASEIMVIDPRDGGTFFGFSDPDGNSWAVQELRVRAEKPLIPVEARGRFGADD, from the coding sequence ATGGATTGGACACTCGAAGTCGTCATCCTTCCGGTCAGCGACATCGACCGCGCGATCGAGTTCTACCGCGACAAGGTCGGATTCCACCTGGATCACAACACGCAGAACGAGCAGATGCACGTCGTGCAGCTGACGCCGCAGGGCTCCGGCTGCTCGATCGTGTTCGGCAACCTGCCCTCGCAGAACGAGATGGCGCCCGGCTCGCTGCGCGGCCTGCAGCTCGTCGTCGCCGACGCGCAGGCCGCCCGGGCCGAGCTGGTCGGGCGTGGGGTGGAGGCCAGCGAGATCATGGTCATCGACCCTCGCGATGGCGGCACGTTCTTTGGTTTCTCTGACCCGGACGGCAACAGTTGGGCGGTGCAGGAACTGAGGGTGCGGGCAGAGAAGCCGCTGATCCCGGTGGAGGCGCGCGGACGCTTCGGCGCCGACGACTGA
- a CDS encoding cytochrome c biogenesis protein DipZ, translated as MLTLALIGFAGGLITGISPCILPVLPVIFLSGGVQSARTQSGDVAAPTAPSRWRPYFVILGLVVSFSVFTLIGSLILAVLGLPQDVLRWAGLVVLVLIGVGLIVPQFEAILEKPFAWIPKKDVGTERGGFVLGIALGAVYVPCAGPVLAAITVAGSTGRIGLETVVLTATFAVGAALPLLIFALAGRRVAERVRSFRKHQRGIRITGGIVMIALAIGLVFNVPQLLQRLVPDYTSALQGQFGNSEQVSKALALGGLVNDQNKDLDKCTDGASVLESCGTAPDIQGIQEWFNTPGNAPIALDQLHGKVVLVDFWAYSCINCQRSVPHVVAWDKAYRAAGLEVIGVHSPEYAFEKVPGNVQAGAAALGIDYPVALDNSLSTWTNYRNRYWPAHYLIDAKGVVRHIKFGEGGYADTEKLIRELLVAANPDVVLPPATEVADATPSAGAITPESYLGTTKAVNFAGAEKYSAATSAFALPAEQPANSFALEGEWTLGTQSIEPAAPRDAIRLNYTGSEVRMVLSGSGTITVAVNGGAPQSIDVNGVPRSYELVKADAAASGTLTVTMGPGVQAFSFTFG; from the coding sequence GTGCTCACCCTCGCTCTCATCGGCTTCGCCGGAGGCCTCATAACCGGCATCTCGCCGTGCATCCTGCCCGTGCTGCCCGTCATCTTCCTCTCGGGCGGCGTGCAGAGTGCCCGCACCCAGTCAGGCGACGTTGCGGCACCGACCGCGCCGTCGCGGTGGCGGCCCTACTTCGTGATCCTCGGCCTCGTTGTGAGCTTCAGCGTGTTCACGCTGATCGGCTCGCTGATTCTGGCCGTGCTCGGCCTGCCCCAGGATGTGCTGCGCTGGGCCGGACTCGTCGTGCTGGTGCTGATCGGCGTTGGCCTGATCGTGCCCCAGTTCGAGGCGATCTTGGAGAAGCCGTTCGCGTGGATCCCCAAGAAGGATGTCGGCACCGAGCGCGGCGGCTTCGTGCTCGGCATCGCGCTCGGCGCGGTGTACGTGCCCTGCGCCGGGCCGGTGCTTGCCGCCATCACCGTCGCCGGCTCGACAGGGCGCATCGGCCTCGAAACCGTCGTCCTCACCGCAACGTTCGCGGTCGGGGCTGCGCTGCCGCTGCTGATCTTCGCACTGGCCGGCCGCCGCGTTGCCGAGCGGGTGCGCAGCTTCCGCAAGCACCAGCGCGGCATCCGCATCACCGGCGGCATCGTCATGATCGCGTTGGCCATCGGTCTGGTCTTCAACGTGCCCCAGCTGCTGCAGCGCCTCGTGCCCGACTACACGAGCGCACTGCAGGGCCAATTCGGCAACTCAGAGCAGGTAAGCAAGGCCCTGGCACTCGGCGGGCTGGTCAATGATCAGAACAAGGATCTCGACAAGTGCACAGACGGGGCAAGTGTGCTTGAGAGCTGCGGCACGGCGCCGGACATCCAGGGCATCCAGGAGTGGTTCAACACCCCGGGCAACGCGCCGATCGCACTCGACCAGCTGCACGGCAAGGTCGTGCTCGTCGACTTCTGGGCCTACTCCTGCATCAACTGCCAGCGGTCGGTGCCGCACGTCGTCGCCTGGGACAAGGCATACCGTGCCGCCGGCCTCGAGGTGATCGGGGTGCACTCGCCCGAGTACGCCTTCGAGAAGGTCCCCGGCAACGTGCAGGCCGGCGCCGCCGCACTCGGCATCGACTACCCGGTAGCGCTCGACAACAGCCTGTCGACGTGGACCAACTACCGCAACCGGTACTGGCCGGCGCACTACCTGATCGATGCGAAGGGCGTGGTTCGCCACATCAAGTTCGGCGAAGGCGGCTACGCCGACACCGAGAAGCTCATCCGCGAGCTGCTCGTCGCGGCAAACCCCGATGTGGTGCTGCCGCCCGCCACCGAGGTGGCCGATGCGACGCCCAGCGCTGGAGCGATCACCCCCGAGAGCTACCTCGGCACCACCAAGGCCGTGAACTTCGCCGGCGCTGAGAAGTACTCGGCGGCCACGAGCGCATTCGCGCTGCCAGCAGAGCAGCCTGCGAACAGCTTCGCCCTGGAGGGGGAGTGGACGCTCGGCACCCAGTCGATCGAGCCGGCCGCGCCGCGTGACGCGATCCGCCTCAACTACACCGGCAGCGAGGTGCGCATGGTGCTGTCGGGCAGCGGCACGATCACCGTCGCGGTCAACGGTGGTGCGCCGCAGAGCATCGACGTGAACGGGGTGCCGCGCTCCTACGAGCTGGTGAAGGCGGATGCCGCGGCATCCGGCACCCTCACGGTGACGATGGGCCCGGGCGTGCAGGCCTTCTCCTTCACCTTCGGATAA
- a CDS encoding ExeM/NucH family extracellular endonuclease, producing the protein MHQKHSSRARRLGALAVTTTAALALSTFGAAPAFAADPVVTAATHTIAEVQGTGAASPLPAGTIVTVDGIVTADHRAGGYRGIYVQTPGVGGTVDPTPGASDGIFVFLGSNAAAGIAIGDQITVTGVPSEFNSVTQISATTPNSVALVTAGVGLPAPVALPDSVRGDAREAYEGMLVAPTGTYTLTSTHSLFSFGELWLNAGADPAIKNTEVTAPGAEAAAIAAANKAARLLVDDGYSIRVDAVAHVGEQPYLTKDTVVRNGDTAVFPSAGMVLSYAFNEWRLQPQLPLIDSSDPALKVSFTPVNLRQDAPPAVGGDVKLASFNVFNYFTTLSSVNSGARGAATQAEFDIQKSKIVAAINGLDADVVALMEIENSVKLGTPADIDHALNDLVAGLNADAGSEVWAAVPTPTALNDAAITDFITSALIYKKDAVATVGDSKTVIDETVWDIAREPIAQTFSIGARTVTVVANHFKSKSPASGNTAPEPADGQGFFNAERTEQAQSLLKFSTDLQTASGSDDVFLIGDFNAYAHEDPINVFTAAGWSDLVPAKAAGQYTYSFNGELGSLDHVLASPSVAPRVTGAGVWNINSPEWGDRGYEFGATEAGTPFRSSDHDPIVVGLNSEAVPVDISLVTVNDFHGRIEQLAPSGGAAVLAGAVKQVRDANPNTVFAAAGDLIGASTFTSFIQQDNPTIDALNAAGLDVSSVGNHEFDQGFADLTDRVIPRANWEYLVANVYDKTTGKPALDEYYTETFQGVTIGFIGAVTEELPSLVSPAGIADLEVRDTVTEVNRVAAQLRDGDQSNGEADVIVLLIHEGATTTAKASAEDTSTAFGKIVAGVDSDVNAIVSGHTHLAYNHVINGRPVISSGQYGEKFGLMDIKVNPQTKEILSMVNETLPLMTDAIPATPTTPMVPAKPLYSAVPEVQSIVGEAVATAAVLGAKKLGDITGPFNRSKLANGTTENRGGESTLGSFVADVQLWATQNAGAQIAFMNPGGLRTDMPYASSGPTDPDGNVTYKEAAVVQPFANTLVAMDLTGAQLREALEQQWQPASASRPFLKLGVSKGLVYDYNPSGAAGSRVGTITLNGVAIDPKASYKVTVNSFLSSGGDNFTAFAGGTNKADTGKVDLAAMVDYLAANSPVSPDFAQRAVGAVLTPPAAAAGYVAGESVTVTLSSLAFGDASTPAPGTVDIALGGTVLASAPVDNIVSNEVFDENGKATATFTIPAGIDGVQQLAITVAATGTAVKVPISIQKAVVPVTVSSVTVGAPNKLLANASSTVRYSVVVAAAKGQQVTGTVEVLDGNKVVATMQLTAKDKGKASVNLPKLSRGVHLLKARFLGSATVKASTSLPVPLILW; encoded by the coding sequence GTGCACCAGAAACACAGCTCCCGGGCGCGGAGGCTCGGAGCGCTCGCCGTCACCACGACGGCGGCGCTCGCCCTCTCGACCTTCGGCGCGGCTCCGGCCTTCGCGGCCGACCCCGTCGTGACGGCCGCCACCCACACCATCGCCGAGGTTCAGGGAACCGGCGCAGCCAGCCCGCTCCCGGCCGGAACGATCGTCACTGTCGACGGCATCGTCACCGCTGACCACCGCGCGGGCGGCTACCGCGGAATCTACGTGCAGACCCCCGGCGTCGGCGGCACCGTCGACCCGACCCCCGGGGCATCCGACGGCATCTTCGTGTTCCTCGGCAGCAACGCGGCGGCCGGCATCGCCATCGGCGACCAGATCACCGTGACCGGAGTGCCCAGCGAGTTCAACAGCGTCACCCAGATCTCCGCGACCACGCCCAACTCGGTGGCGCTCGTGACCGCCGGCGTCGGCCTGCCCGCACCTGTCGCCCTGCCGGACAGCGTGCGCGGCGACGCGCGCGAGGCCTACGAGGGCATGCTGGTCGCCCCGACCGGCACCTACACGCTGACATCCACGCACAGCCTGTTCTCCTTCGGCGAGCTCTGGCTGAACGCCGGTGCAGACCCCGCGATCAAGAACACCGAGGTCACCGCGCCCGGTGCAGAGGCCGCCGCCATCGCCGCGGCCAACAAGGCCGCACGCCTGCTGGTCGACGACGGCTACAGCATCCGCGTCGACGCCGTTGCCCACGTCGGCGAGCAGCCCTACCTCACCAAGGACACCGTCGTCAGGAACGGCGACACCGCCGTCTTCCCGAGCGCCGGCATGGTGCTCAGCTACGCGTTCAACGAGTGGCGGCTGCAGCCCCAGCTCCCGTTGATCGACAGCAGCGACCCCGCCCTCAAGGTCTCGTTCACGCCCGTGAACCTCCGCCAGGACGCCCCGCCCGCTGTCGGCGGCGACGTGAAGCTCGCCTCGTTCAACGTGTTCAACTACTTCACGACTCTCTCCTCGGTGAACTCCGGGGCCCGCGGGGCCGCGACACAGGCCGAGTTCGACATCCAGAAGTCCAAGATCGTCGCGGCGATCAACGGCCTGGACGCCGACGTCGTCGCCCTGATGGAGATCGAGAACTCGGTCAAGCTCGGCACCCCGGCCGACATCGACCACGCCCTGAACGACCTGGTCGCCGGCCTCAATGCCGATGCCGGTTCCGAGGTGTGGGCCGCCGTTCCGACGCCGACCGCACTGAACGATGCGGCCATCACCGACTTCATCACGAGCGCCCTCATCTATAAGAAGGATGCCGTGGCAACCGTCGGCGACAGCAAGACCGTCATCGACGAGACGGTGTGGGACATCGCGCGCGAGCCGATCGCCCAGACGTTCAGCATCGGCGCCCGCACGGTCACCGTCGTGGCCAACCACTTCAAGTCGAAGTCCCCGGCCAGCGGCAACACGGCGCCGGAGCCGGCCGACGGCCAGGGCTTCTTCAACGCCGAACGCACCGAACAGGCGCAGTCCCTGCTCAAGTTCAGCACGGACCTGCAGACGGCGTCCGGCAGCGACGACGTGTTCCTGATCGGCGATTTCAACGCCTACGCGCACGAAGACCCGATCAACGTGTTCACGGCCGCAGGCTGGAGCGACCTGGTTCCGGCGAAGGCAGCCGGCCAGTACACCTACAGCTTCAACGGCGAGCTCGGCTCGCTCGACCATGTGCTCGCCTCGCCATCCGTGGCCCCGCGGGTGACCGGTGCCGGTGTCTGGAACATCAACTCGCCCGAGTGGGGCGACCGCGGCTACGAGTTCGGCGCGACCGAGGCGGGCACGCCGTTCCGCTCCAGCGACCACGACCCGATCGTGGTCGGCCTCAACAGCGAGGCCGTCCCGGTCGACATCAGCCTGGTCACCGTGAACGACTTCCACGGCCGGATCGAGCAGTTGGCGCCCTCCGGTGGCGCGGCGGTGCTGGCCGGCGCGGTCAAGCAGGTGCGCGACGCGAACCCGAACACGGTCTTCGCCGCGGCGGGCGACCTGATCGGTGCCTCCACCTTCACCTCGTTCATCCAGCAGGACAACCCGACGATCGACGCGTTGAACGCGGCAGGGCTCGACGTGAGCTCCGTCGGCAACCATGAGTTCGACCAGGGCTTCGCCGACCTCACCGACCGGGTGATCCCGCGTGCGAACTGGGAGTACCTCGTGGCCAACGTCTACGACAAGACCACGGGCAAGCCGGCGCTGGACGAGTACTACACCGAGACGTTCCAGGGCGTCACGATCGGTTTCATCGGCGCCGTCACCGAGGAACTGCCCTCGCTGGTCAGCCCGGCCGGCATCGCCGACCTCGAGGTGCGCGACACGGTCACCGAGGTGAACCGCGTGGCCGCCCAGCTGCGCGACGGCGACCAGAGCAACGGCGAGGCGGATGTCATCGTCCTGCTCATCCACGAGGGAGCGACGACCACGGCGAAGGCCTCGGCCGAGGACACCAGCACGGCGTTCGGCAAGATCGTCGCCGGCGTCGACTCCGACGTCAACGCGATCGTCTCCGGGCACACACACCTCGCCTACAACCACGTGATCAACGGGCGCCCGGTGATCTCAAGCGGCCAGTACGGCGAGAAGTTCGGCCTGATGGACATCAAGGTGAACCCGCAGACCAAAGAGATCCTCTCCATGGTCAACGAGACGCTCCCGCTGATGACCGACGCGATCCCAGCGACGCCGACGACGCCGATGGTGCCGGCCAAGCCGCTCTACTCGGCGGTGCCGGAGGTGCAGTCGATCGTCGGCGAGGCGGTGGCCACGGCGGCCGTGCTCGGCGCGAAGAAGCTCGGTGACATCACCGGCCCGTTCAACCGTTCCAAGCTCGCCAACGGCACAACCGAGAACCGCGGCGGCGAGTCGACGCTCGGCAGCTTCGTGGCCGACGTGCAGCTCTGGGCGACGCAGAACGCCGGTGCGCAGATCGCGTTCATGAACCCGGGCGGCCTGCGCACCGACATGCCGTATGCCAGCTCGGGGCCGACCGACCCCGACGGCAACGTCACATACAAGGAGGCCGCCGTCGTCCAGCCGTTCGCCAACACTCTGGTGGCGATGGACCTGACCGGTGCCCAGCTGCGCGAGGCGCTCGAACAGCAGTGGCAGCCGGCCTCCGCGAGCCGACCGTTCCTCAAGCTCGGCGTCTCGAAGGGTCTGGTCTACGACTACAACCCCTCCGGCGCCGCCGGGTCCCGAGTCGGCACGATCACGCTGAACGGTGTGGCCATCGATCCGAAAGCCAGCTACAAGGTCACGGTGAACTCGTTCCTGTCCTCCGGCGGTGACAACTTCACGGCGTTTGCGGGGGGCACCAACAAGGCAGACACGGGCAAGGTCGATCTGGCCGCCATGGTCGACTACCTCGCCGCCAACTCGCCGGTCTCGCCCGACTTCGCCCAGCGCGCTGTCGGTGCGGTGCTGACGCCGCCGGCCGCGGCCGCCGGGTACGTCGCGGGGGAGAGCGTGACGGTCACGCTCAGCTCGCTGGCGTTCGGCGACGCGTCGACGCCCGCCCCCGGAACCGTCGACATCGCGCTCGGCGGCACGGTGCTGGCATCCGCCCCCGTCGACAACATCGTGAGCAACGAGGTGTTCGACGAGAATGGAAAGGCCACGGCGACGTTCACGATCCCGGCCGGTATCGACGGGGTGCAGCAGCTCGCGATCACCGTCGCCGCCACCGGCACCGCGGTCAAGGTGCCGATCTCCATCCAGAAGGCCGTCGTGCCGGTGACGGTATCCAGCGTCACGGTCGGAGCACCGAACAAGCTGCTGGCCAACGCCAGCTCCACGGTGCGCTACTCGGTCGTGGTCGCGGCAGCCAAGGGGCAGCAGGTGACGGGAACCGTCGAGGTGCTGGACGGCAACAAGGTCGTCGCGACCATGCAGCTCACCGCGAAGGACAAGGGCAAGGCAAGCGTGAACCTGCCGAAGCTCAGCCGCGGTGTGCACCTGCTGAAGGCGCGCTTCCTTGGCTCCGCCACGGTGAAGGCCTCCACCAGCCTGCCCGTGCCGCTGATCCTCTGGTAA